A genome region from Microbacterium terricola includes the following:
- a CDS encoding type IV toxin-antitoxin system AbiEi family antitoxin has product MGSPFLYFAGDRLSTAELTAACLDGHLVDLGEGYIPADAVETAALRAGSLSELLGADLAATHLSAAWIHGVLPDPPGRHTVQRAASRRLHHVLGRRIVYRDLQVDPADLVRIGGVWVTAPPRTLADLARIADPRYQAAAAAMADAMPRVRSGAVAWLSEHGPLPGKAKALRMLRQDEVTRYTS; this is encoded by the coding sequence ATGGGGTCGCCGTTCCTGTACTTCGCGGGTGACCGGCTTTCGACGGCCGAGCTGACGGCGGCCTGCCTCGACGGCCACCTCGTCGATCTCGGCGAGGGATACATCCCGGCGGACGCGGTCGAGACAGCCGCCCTGCGGGCGGGGTCGCTGTCGGAGCTGCTCGGCGCCGACCTGGCGGCCACGCACCTGAGCGCGGCCTGGATCCACGGCGTGCTCCCTGACCCGCCGGGGCGGCACACCGTGCAGCGTGCGGCGAGCCGGCGACTGCACCACGTCCTCGGTCGGCGCATCGTGTACCGCGACCTCCAGGTGGATCCCGCCGATCTGGTCAGGATCGGCGGCGTGTGGGTCACCGCTCCCCCGCGGACGCTCGCCGACCTCGCGCGCATCGCCGATCCACGGTACCAGGCCGCAGCCGCCGCGATGGCCGACGCGATGCCGCGCGTGCGCAGCGGGGCCGTCGCGTGGCTGTCGGAGCACGGACCGCTGCCCGGAAAGGCGAAGGCGCTGCGGATGCTGCGTCAGGACGAGGTGACGCGGTACACGTCGTAG
- a CDS encoding RelA/SpoT family protein, which translates to MAETVPPAQSSSLRRLVPRIFSRSARRDDVEQLLRTVRTHHPKGDLSIIERAYTVAAQAHSGQARQSGEPYITHPLAVAQILADLGLGPKAIAAALLHDTVEDTGYGLDELTAEFGDEVALLVDGVTKLDKVKYGESAQAETVRKMIVAMSRDIRVLLIKLADRLHNARTWGFVPPEKAAKKATETLEIYAPLAHRLGIQTVKSELEDLSFAVLHPKLYAEIEGLVKQRTPQREQYVHNVIEAVDTDLRELRIRGRVMGRPKQLYSVYQKMVVRGREFDDIYDLIGIRVLVTSVRDCYAVLGAIHARWTPLPGRFKDYIATPKFNLYQSLHTTVIGPGGRTVEIQIRTNEMHQQAEYGVAAHWKYKEQVNGGKPGGKSLDNDMAWLAHISDWQAETADPGEFLDSLRFEIGAKEVYVFTPKGRVIGLPAGATPVDFAYAVHTEIGHRTMGAKVNGRLVPLETELGSGDVVEVFTSKNPDAGPSQDWLGFVRSTRARNKIRGWFTKERREEAIEQGKEAIARAMRRQNLPLQKLMSQDSFTEVAHQLRYEDVSALYAAVGEGHVSTQSVIEKVTALVSADEDTSTGALELPAIGRSRQSRNSDSGVLVRGAPDILVKLAKCCTPVPGDEIVGFVTRGSGVSVHRTDCTNVKSLMTDAERLIDVEWAPTTKSVFLVQIQVEALDRSGLLSDVTRVLSEHHVNILSATVSTTNDRLALSKFVFEMGDIVHLDRVLNAVRRIDAVYDVYRVTSS; encoded by the coding sequence CCAGGCGCACTCCGGTCAGGCGCGGCAGAGCGGTGAGCCCTACATCACCCATCCGCTCGCTGTCGCGCAGATCCTCGCCGACCTGGGCCTCGGTCCGAAGGCCATCGCGGCCGCCCTGCTCCACGACACGGTGGAAGACACCGGGTACGGCCTCGATGAGCTGACCGCCGAGTTCGGCGACGAGGTCGCCCTGCTCGTCGACGGGGTCACCAAGCTCGACAAGGTCAAGTACGGCGAGAGCGCCCAAGCCGAGACGGTCCGCAAGATGATCGTGGCGATGTCGCGCGACATCCGGGTGCTGCTCATCAAGCTCGCCGACCGACTGCACAACGCGCGCACGTGGGGCTTCGTCCCGCCCGAGAAGGCGGCGAAGAAGGCCACCGAGACCCTCGAGATCTACGCGCCGCTCGCGCACCGGCTGGGTATCCAGACCGTCAAGTCCGAGCTCGAGGACCTCTCGTTCGCAGTGCTGCACCCCAAGCTGTACGCCGAGATCGAGGGGCTGGTCAAGCAGCGCACCCCGCAGCGCGAGCAGTACGTGCACAACGTGATCGAGGCGGTCGACACCGACCTGCGCGAGCTCCGCATCCGCGGCCGCGTGATGGGCCGCCCCAAGCAGCTGTACTCCGTCTACCAGAAGATGGTGGTGCGCGGCCGCGAGTTCGACGACATCTACGACCTGATCGGGATCAGGGTGCTCGTGACGAGCGTGCGCGACTGCTACGCGGTCCTCGGCGCCATCCACGCCAGGTGGACGCCGCTGCCCGGCCGGTTCAAGGACTACATCGCGACCCCGAAGTTCAACCTCTACCAGTCGCTGCACACCACGGTGATCGGCCCGGGCGGGCGCACGGTCGAGATCCAGATCCGCACGAACGAGATGCACCAGCAGGCCGAGTACGGCGTCGCGGCGCACTGGAAGTACAAGGAGCAGGTCAACGGCGGCAAGCCGGGCGGCAAGTCTCTCGACAACGACATGGCGTGGCTCGCGCACATCTCCGACTGGCAGGCCGAGACGGCCGATCCCGGCGAGTTCCTCGACTCGCTGCGGTTCGAGATCGGCGCCAAGGAGGTCTACGTCTTCACGCCGAAGGGTCGGGTCATCGGGCTGCCCGCCGGCGCGACTCCCGTCGACTTCGCCTACGCCGTGCACACCGAGATCGGCCACCGCACGATGGGCGCGAAGGTCAACGGCCGGCTCGTGCCGCTGGAGACCGAGCTCGGCAGCGGAGACGTGGTCGAGGTGTTCACCTCGAAGAACCCGGATGCGGGTCCCAGCCAGGACTGGCTCGGCTTCGTCCGCAGCACCCGCGCACGCAACAAGATCCGCGGATGGTTCACGAAGGAGCGCCGCGAAGAGGCGATCGAGCAGGGCAAGGAGGCGATCGCCCGCGCGATGCGACGGCAGAACCTGCCGCTGCAGAAGCTGATGAGCCAGGACTCGTTCACCGAGGTCGCGCACCAGCTGCGCTACGAGGACGTCTCCGCGCTGTACGCGGCGGTCGGCGAAGGGCACGTGTCGACGCAGTCCGTCATCGAGAAGGTCACCGCGCTGGTCAGCGCCGACGAGGACACCTCCACCGGCGCCCTCGAGCTGCCCGCGATCGGACGCTCCCGCCAGTCCCGCAACTCCGATTCCGGTGTGCTCGTGCGCGGCGCTCCCGACATCCTGGTGAAGCTCGCGAAGTGCTGCACGCCGGTGCCGGGCGACGAGATCGTCGGCTTCGTCACCCGCGGCAGCGGTGTCTCCGTGCACAGGACGGACTGCACGAACGTGAAGTCCCTGATGACCGACGCCGAACGCCTCATCGACGTGGAGTGGGCGCCCACGACCAAGAGCGTGTTCCTGGTGCAGATCCAGGTCGAGGCGCTCGACCGGTCCGGGCTCCTCAGCGACGTCACCCGGGTGCTCAGCGAGCACCATGTGAACATCCTGTCCGCCACCGTCTCGACCACCAACGACCGGCTGGCCCTGAGCAAGTTCGTCTTCGAGATGGGCGACATCGTGCACCTCGACCGGGTGCTGAACGCGGTGCGCCGCATCGACGCGGTCTACGACGTGTACCGCGTCACCTCGTCCTGA